The following proteins are co-located in the Micromonospora coriariae genome:
- a CDS encoding glycosyltransferase, with protein MTLVNRRRLARGRHGDRRPGGIGRGAGRFVCASLVTVVMCVLLVEAYANSSFKPDHVRESEDQGSVPTDVLNGGPVIDARYDQPRSYRLPARTIALTFDDGPDPVWTPRVLDVLHRHRAPATFFVIGSQVARHGDLVRRVNQEGHELGVHTFTHPDVSLLPGWRQRMEYAQTQMAIVDAAGVRTSLLRFPYSSVPSAVDDANWPVIREAGRLGYLTVVNDVDGEDWSRPGVDAIVRQMTPADGAGAVVLLHDAGGDRSQTIAALERFIPMMQARGYTFTTISDGMNRARQDAAPFVGNAPTSTVDRWRAAPVVWAIRLADSILRALALLFVVVGVLILARTLLLLLIAGRLARRRRKHRWPWGSFDAAVSVIVPAYNERAGIVATVRSLVANDHRDVEVIVVDDGSTDGTADLVDSLGLDGVRVIRKPNGGKASALNTGLLYASHDIIVTVDADTVFEPNAIRRLIEPFNDPRIGAVAGNVKVANRRRLLGQWQHIEYVIGFNLDRRFYERLGCIPTVPGAIGAFRRRALLGVGGMSGDTLAEDTDITMAILRAGWRVVYQDRARAWTEAPATVRELWRQRYRWSYGTIQAMWKHRRAVFDRGASGRFGRFGLPMLALFGVVLPLLGPVLDLLALYGLFFLDTTKTALAWVAMLVVQTATAAVAFRLDRERMRPLLTLPIQQFVYRQLMYVVLARSVVTALTGARLGWRKLKRAGDVADDKRRADSPATPGREGRDRWFDTLRALALARVITYHMFGAAWLSFAFPAMGVMFALGGSLMASSLDRSPQRAVSGRLRRLLPALWALGVVLLPLMAWHGWSDRPAWPALLNWLVPVLQPPGSAWAADVTGVLWYLVAYLWFVLLSPAVLTLYRRWPVWSVLTPLAGVVLLQTAGSALGGRVDSVLTDVSTFGACWLVGFAHRDGQLRRLPLRFLLTLAALCLGLAVGWLLIHPGAGLDLNDIPVAQAFWSLGIVLLLMRVSPPMTWIARIRPLDRLVTALNSRALTIYLWHNAAIAVCFAVGDLLGVWRLGKLGYLVVALVLLTGLVLALGWIEDLSARRSPRLSPWPRAPRTAERDRAGQPASGAAASDGKDVPDGLHEHARSVLT; from the coding sequence ATGACCCTGGTGAACCGTCGCCGCCTCGCCCGCGGCCGCCACGGTGACCGTCGGCCCGGCGGTATCGGCCGGGGGGCCGGGCGGTTCGTCTGCGCCTCCCTGGTGACTGTGGTGATGTGTGTGCTGCTGGTGGAGGCGTACGCCAACTCCAGCTTCAAACCCGATCACGTGCGGGAGTCCGAGGACCAGGGCAGCGTCCCGACCGACGTCCTCAATGGCGGACCCGTGATCGATGCCCGGTACGACCAGCCCCGCTCCTACCGCCTTCCCGCGCGGACCATCGCCCTCACCTTCGACGACGGGCCGGACCCCGTCTGGACCCCCCGGGTGCTCGACGTCCTGCACCGGCATCGAGCCCCGGCCACCTTCTTCGTGATCGGCTCGCAGGTCGCCAGGCACGGGGACCTGGTCCGGCGGGTCAACCAGGAGGGTCACGAGCTCGGCGTGCACACCTTCACCCACCCCGACGTGAGTCTGCTGCCGGGGTGGCGACAACGGATGGAGTACGCGCAGACCCAGATGGCGATCGTGGACGCGGCCGGCGTCCGGACCAGCCTGCTGCGCTTCCCCTATTCCTCCGTGCCCAGCGCCGTCGACGACGCGAACTGGCCGGTGATCCGCGAGGCCGGCCGGCTCGGCTACCTGACTGTGGTGAACGACGTCGACGGGGAGGACTGGTCCCGACCCGGCGTGGACGCGATCGTGCGGCAGATGACGCCAGCCGACGGAGCGGGGGCCGTGGTGCTGCTGCACGACGCCGGCGGAGACCGGTCGCAGACCATCGCGGCGCTGGAGCGCTTCATCCCGATGATGCAGGCGCGCGGCTACACCTTCACGACGATCAGCGACGGGATGAACCGGGCCCGACAGGACGCGGCGCCATTCGTCGGCAACGCCCCCACGTCGACCGTGGACCGCTGGCGGGCCGCCCCCGTGGTGTGGGCGATCCGGCTGGCGGACTCGATCCTGCGCGCGCTCGCCCTGCTCTTCGTGGTCGTCGGGGTCCTCATCCTGGCCCGGACGCTGCTGCTGCTCCTGATCGCCGGACGGCTCGCCCGGCGCCGACGGAAGCACCGCTGGCCCTGGGGATCGTTCGACGCAGCGGTGTCGGTGATCGTGCCCGCGTACAACGAACGGGCCGGAATCGTCGCCACGGTCCGTTCGCTGGTGGCCAACGACCACCGGGACGTCGAGGTGATCGTGGTCGACGACGGCTCGACCGACGGCACGGCAGACCTCGTCGACTCGCTGGGACTGGACGGCGTCCGGGTGATCCGCAAGCCCAACGGCGGCAAGGCCAGCGCCCTCAACACCGGGCTCCTGTACGCCTCGCACGACATCATCGTGACCGTCGACGCGGACACCGTCTTCGAACCGAACGCGATCCGACGGTTGATCGAGCCGTTCAACGACCCGCGGATCGGAGCGGTGGCCGGCAACGTCAAGGTCGCCAACCGGCGGCGGCTGCTCGGCCAGTGGCAGCACATCGAGTACGTCATCGGCTTCAATCTGGACCGCCGGTTCTACGAGAGGCTGGGCTGCATCCCCACCGTCCCGGGAGCGATCGGCGCCTTCCGCCGCCGTGCCCTGCTCGGCGTCGGCGGGATGAGCGGTGACACGCTGGCCGAGGACACCGACATCACCATGGCGATCCTGCGGGCCGGGTGGCGCGTGGTGTACCAGGACCGCGCCCGCGCCTGGACGGAGGCTCCCGCCACGGTTCGCGAGTTGTGGCGGCAGCGCTACCGGTGGAGTTACGGGACCATACAGGCGATGTGGAAGCACCGGCGCGCGGTGTTCGACCGAGGCGCCTCGGGCCGATTCGGCCGGTTCGGCCTGCCGATGCTCGCCCTCTTCGGCGTGGTGCTGCCACTGCTCGGCCCAGTGCTGGACCTGCTCGCCCTCTATGGCCTCTTCTTCCTGGACACGACGAAGACCGCGCTGGCCTGGGTGGCGATGCTGGTCGTCCAGACCGCGACCGCCGCGGTGGCCTTCCGGCTCGACCGGGAACGGATGCGCCCGCTGCTGACCCTGCCGATCCAGCAGTTCGTCTACCGCCAGCTGATGTACGTGGTCCTGGCCCGCTCCGTGGTGACCGCGCTGACCGGCGCCCGGCTGGGCTGGCGCAAGCTCAAGCGGGCCGGTGACGTCGCGGACGACAAACGCCGCGCCGATTCCCCCGCGACGCCTGGCCGCGAGGGGCGCGACCGCTGGTTCGACACGCTGCGGGCGCTGGCGCTGGCTCGAGTCATCACGTACCACATGTTCGGGGCCGCCTGGCTGAGCTTCGCCTTCCCCGCCATGGGCGTGATGTTCGCGCTGGGCGGCTCGCTGATGGCCAGCTCGCTCGATCGCTCGCCGCAGCGGGCCGTCAGCGGTCGACTCCGGCGCCTGCTACCGGCGCTGTGGGCCCTGGGCGTCGTGCTGCTGCCCCTGATGGCCTGGCACGGCTGGTCCGACCGTCCGGCCTGGCCGGCGCTGCTGAACTGGCTGGTCCCGGTGCTGCAGCCGCCGGGCAGCGCGTGGGCGGCGGACGTCACGGGTGTGCTGTGGTACCTCGTCGCGTACCTGTGGTTCGTGCTGCTCTCCCCCGCGGTGTTGACGCTGTACCGACGCTGGCCGGTGTGGTCCGTGCTGACGCCGCTGGCCGGCGTGGTCCTGCTGCAGACCGCGGGGTCGGCACTGGGCGGACGGGTGGATTCGGTTCTGACCGACGTGTCCACGTTCGGCGCCTGCTGGCTCGTGGGCTTCGCACACCGCGACGGTCAGCTGCGACGGCTCCCCCTTCGGTTCCTGCTGACCCTGGCGGCGCTGTGCCTGGGACTCGCCGTCGGTTGGCTCCTCATCCACCCGGGTGCCGGGCTCGACCTCAACGACATCCCGGTGGCGCAGGCGTTCTGGTCGCTCGGAATCGTGCTGCTGCTGATGCGGGTGTCCCCACCGATGACCTGGATCGCCCGGATCCGGCCACTGGATCGGCTGGTCACCGCGTTGAACAGTCGTGCCCTGACCATCTACCTCTGGCACAACGCGGCCATCGCGGTCTGCTTCGCCGTCGGTGACCTGCTCGGGGTCTGGCGACTCGGCAAGCTGGGTTACCTGGTGGTCGCCCTGGTGCTGCTCACCGGACTGGTTCTGGCCCTCGGTTGGATCGAGGACCTCAGCGCCCGGCGGTCGCCTCGCTTGTCGCCCTGGCCCCGGGCGCCGCGAACGGCAGAGCGGGATCGGGCAGGACAACCGGCTTCGGGGGCCGCAGCGTCCGATGGGAAGGACGTTCCAGATGGGCTACACGAACACGCGCGATCAGTACTGACGTGA
- a CDS encoding NAD(P)H-dependent oxidoreductase yields MTSSVTELPMTTLIGNPKPHSRTRTVALATAAALRARLTPCPTPVGAPTVIDLSELTAELVGQGSRPEALDEVLEAVRRPGLLLVASPTFKAAYSGLLKLFVDVLPRGALAGVVAVPLMTAARSGHRHVVDTYLGALLAEVGACVPTSGLCVLEREFDTAEVGIKLWLDRAAPAVANALADVPDRAAEPGVSRR; encoded by the coding sequence ATGACGTCATCCGTCACGGAACTGCCGATGACCACGCTGATCGGCAACCCGAAGCCGCACTCCCGGACGCGGACCGTCGCGCTGGCCACCGCGGCGGCGCTGCGGGCCCGGCTGACTCCCTGCCCGACCCCGGTCGGAGCGCCGACCGTGATCGACCTGTCCGAGTTGACGGCCGAGCTGGTCGGTCAGGGCAGCCGACCGGAAGCCCTCGACGAGGTACTGGAGGCGGTACGTCGACCGGGGCTGCTGCTGGTGGCCAGTCCCACGTTCAAGGCGGCGTACAGCGGTCTGTTGAAGCTCTTCGTCGACGTGCTGCCCCGGGGCGCGCTCGCCGGGGTGGTGGCGGTGCCGTTGATGACCGCGGCCCGATCGGGTCACCGGCACGTCGTCGACACCTACCTGGGCGCCCTGTTGGCCGAGGTGGGTGCGTGCGTACCCACCTCGGGTCTGTGCGTGCTCGAGCGGGAATTCGACACGGCGGAGGTCGGCATCAAGCTCTGGCTGGACCGGGCGGCGCCGGCGGTGGCGAACGCGCTGGCCGACGTGCCCGACCGGGCGGCCGAGCCCGGGGTCAGCCGGCGTTGA
- a CDS encoding RrF2 family transcriptional regulator — MKMSGGVEWALHCCVVLTVSSRPVPAARLAELHDVSSSYLAKQLQSLARAGLIHSVQGKSGGYALTRAPESITLLDVVRAVDGPGPAFVCTEIRQRGPLATPANACTRACPVARAMWTAEEAWREALAAVTIADLARDVGTDSGPEALPAVRTWLTGASDH, encoded by the coding sequence ATGAAGATGTCCGGCGGGGTCGAATGGGCGCTGCACTGCTGCGTCGTCCTCACGGTCAGCAGCAGGCCCGTCCCGGCGGCCAGGCTCGCGGAGCTGCACGACGTCTCCAGCAGCTACCTCGCCAAGCAACTCCAGTCGCTCGCCCGCGCCGGCCTCATCCACTCCGTCCAGGGCAAGTCCGGTGGCTACGCCCTGACCCGCGCACCGGAGAGCATCACGTTGCTCGACGTGGTACGGGCCGTCGACGGCCCCGGACCCGCCTTCGTCTGCACCGAGATCCGGCAACGCGGCCCGCTGGCGACCCCGGCGAACGCCTGCACCCGGGCGTGCCCGGTTGCCCGCGCCATGTGGACCGCCGAGGAAGCGTGGCGCGAGGCGCTGGCCGCGGTCACGATCGCCGATCTCGCCCGCGACGTCGGCACCGACTCCGGCCCGGAGGCCCTTCCCGCGGTACGCACCTGGCTGACCGGCGCCAGCGACCACTGA
- a CDS encoding SDR family oxidoreductase: protein MKIAVMGGTGLIGSQVVKILRAAGHDALPHSQSTGVDLLTGQGLAEALKDADVVVNLTNSPTFDDASPAFFQTTMDNLLTAAERAGVGHAVILSIVGVDLVPDLAYYRAKVLQEDILKAGPVPYSIVRATQFFEFIGAVMSWTADENTVRLPSSALQPMAAADVAQAVADVSAGVPLQGIRNVAGPDVFPLDELGRITLAAQGDQRTVTTDDSAGMFAATPSGVLIAPQDAVIAPTSYRDWLAR from the coding sequence ATGAAGATCGCCGTGATGGGTGGGACCGGCCTGATCGGGTCCCAGGTCGTCAAGATCCTGCGGGCGGCCGGGCACGACGCGCTGCCGCACTCGCAGTCGACCGGGGTCGACCTGCTCACCGGGCAGGGTCTGGCCGAGGCGCTCAAGGACGCCGACGTCGTCGTCAACCTGACGAATTCGCCGACCTTCGACGACGCCTCCCCCGCCTTCTTCCAGACGACCATGGACAACCTCCTGACCGCCGCCGAGCGGGCCGGCGTCGGGCACGCCGTGATCCTCTCGATCGTGGGCGTCGACCTGGTCCCCGACCTGGCGTACTACCGCGCCAAGGTCCTCCAGGAGGACATCCTCAAGGCCGGTCCCGTCCCCTACTCGATCGTCCGCGCCACCCAGTTCTTCGAGTTCATCGGCGCGGTCATGTCCTGGACCGCCGACGAGAACACCGTCCGCCTGCCCAGCAGTGCGCTACAGCCGATGGCGGCGGCCGACGTCGCCCAGGCCGTCGCCGACGTCAGCGCGGGCGTTCCCCTGCAGGGCATCCGCAACGTCGCCGGCCCCGACGTCTTCCCGCTCGACGAGCTGGGCCGGATCACCCTCGCCGCCCAGGGCGACCAGCGCACCGTCACCACCGACGACAGCGCCGGGATGTTCGCGGCGACGCCCAGCGGTGTGCTGATCGCCCCCCAGGACGCCGTGATCGCGCCCACCTCCTACCGCGACTGGCTCGCCCGCTGA
- a CDS encoding aldo/keto reductase produces the protein MRYRTLGATGTVVSTLCLGTMTFGAETDEVGSFAQLDRFVEAGGTFIDTADVYSAGVSEEIVGRWLAARPGMRDRLVIATKGRFPMGPGANDAGLSRVHLTRALDASLRRLGVEAVDLYQAHAWDPLTPLPETLRFFDDAIRAGKIRYAGVSNFTGWQLQKAALLTQHLNLTPIVTLQPQYNLLAREIEFELVPVCENEGIGILPWSPLGGGWLTGKYQRDSTPTGATRLGENPQRGVEAYAGRNAEERTWRVIDAVGQVANEQDVSMSAVALAWLAARPAVTSVILGARTTAQLDDNLTAADLVLDAAQTRLLDEASAPPVGDYPYGAAGVQQRGRDLPAG, from the coding sequence ATGCGCTATCGCACTCTGGGCGCCACCGGCACTGTGGTGTCGACCCTCTGCCTGGGCACGATGACCTTCGGCGCGGAGACCGACGAGGTGGGCAGCTTCGCCCAGCTCGACCGGTTCGTGGAGGCCGGCGGCACGTTCATCGACACCGCCGACGTCTACTCCGCCGGCGTGTCCGAGGAGATCGTCGGCCGCTGGCTGGCCGCGCGGCCCGGTATGCGTGACCGGTTGGTCATCGCCACCAAGGGGCGGTTCCCGATGGGCCCGGGGGCGAACGACGCCGGCCTGTCCCGGGTGCATCTGACCCGCGCCCTGGACGCCAGCCTCCGTCGGCTCGGCGTCGAGGCCGTCGACCTCTACCAGGCGCACGCCTGGGATCCGCTGACCCCGCTGCCGGAGACGCTGCGGTTCTTCGACGACGCGATCCGCGCCGGCAAGATCCGCTACGCGGGGGTCAGCAACTTCACCGGTTGGCAGTTGCAGAAGGCCGCCCTGCTCACCCAGCACCTCAACCTCACCCCGATCGTGACCCTGCAGCCGCAGTACAACCTGCTGGCCCGGGAGATCGAGTTCGAGCTGGTGCCGGTCTGCGAGAACGAGGGCATCGGCATCCTGCCGTGGTCGCCGCTGGGCGGCGGCTGGCTGACCGGCAAGTACCAGCGGGACAGCACGCCCACCGGCGCCACCCGACTGGGCGAGAACCCGCAGCGCGGCGTCGAGGCGTACGCGGGTCGCAACGCCGAGGAGCGCACCTGGCGGGTGATCGACGCGGTCGGCCAGGTGGCCAACGAACAGGACGTGTCCATGTCGGCGGTGGCACTCGCCTGGTTGGCGGCCCGCCCGGCGGTCACCTCGGTGATCCTCGGGGCGCGGACGACGGCGCAGCTCGACGACAATTTGACCGCCGCCGACCTCGTCCTCGACGCGGCACAGACCCGGCTGTTGGACGAGGCGAGCGCCCCACCGGTGGGTGACTACCCGTATGGCGCCGCCGGTGTCCAGCAGCGTGGCCGTGATCTGCCCGCCGGCTGA
- a CDS encoding ArnT family glycosyltransferase: MSESATTDRPHQPAPTSPPPAPPAPGPRALGPWLLAGAVSVTLLLLAGRYGYHRDELYFLLCGRHLDWGYVDQGPLVPALARLLDTIAPGNLVVLRTPSALLAGAAVLLVAAIAREFGAGRGGQSFAALLAALSGIVLAGGHLLSTTTIDLLAWLAAAWCAVRLLRTGDSRWALGIGVALGVGMLNKLLPALLAVGLIAGVGIAGPRRLLRDRWVLAAAGIAALLAAPNLIWQATHGFPQLSVAASISGGDSSYSGRLDALTLQFVIISPYAVPIWIAGLVALLRRPAWRAYRPVGWAWLVVVGIVLIAGGKGYYDAPLLLVLTAAGAVVTAAWASRGAPRLRRSLLALGAVPFLLPTVVLLLPVLPAERLPGFVVDVNYDAGETIGWPAFTDSVATVHRGLPPAERPRTVILTGNYGEAGALARYGPARGLPHAYSGHNSMVDFGRPPADADVVIVVGWERSAPLNAWFDECAPAGRVDQRVEVDNDENGGPIFVCRGLRRPWAQIWDTEVRHAG, from the coding sequence GTGAGCGAATCCGCCACCACCGACCGCCCGCACCAGCCAGCCCCAACGTCCCCGCCGCCGGCGCCACCGGCGCCCGGTCCGCGCGCGCTCGGGCCGTGGCTGCTGGCCGGGGCGGTCAGCGTGACGCTGCTGCTGCTCGCCGGCCGCTACGGCTACCACCGGGACGAGCTGTACTTCCTGCTCTGCGGCCGGCACCTCGACTGGGGCTACGTCGACCAGGGCCCGCTGGTCCCGGCGCTGGCCCGGCTGCTCGACACGATCGCCCCGGGCAACCTGGTCGTGCTGCGTACCCCGTCGGCACTGCTGGCCGGTGCCGCGGTCCTGCTGGTCGCCGCCATCGCCCGGGAGTTCGGCGCCGGCCGGGGCGGGCAGAGCTTCGCGGCGCTGCTCGCCGCGCTGTCCGGCATCGTGCTCGCCGGCGGGCACCTGCTCAGCACCACCACCATCGACCTGCTGGCCTGGCTGGCCGCGGCGTGGTGTGCGGTGCGGCTGCTGCGCACCGGCGACAGCCGGTGGGCGCTCGGCATCGGGGTGGCGCTCGGCGTGGGCATGCTCAACAAGTTGCTGCCCGCGCTGCTGGCCGTGGGCCTGATCGCCGGGGTGGGCATCGCCGGGCCGCGTCGGCTGCTGCGCGACCGGTGGGTGCTCGCCGCCGCCGGGATCGCCGCGCTGCTGGCCGCGCCGAACCTGATCTGGCAGGCCACGCACGGCTTTCCGCAGCTGTCGGTGGCCGCCTCGATCTCCGGTGGTGACAGCTCCTACAGCGGCCGCCTCGACGCGCTCACCCTCCAGTTCGTCATCATCAGCCCGTACGCGGTGCCGATCTGGATCGCCGGGCTCGTCGCGTTGCTGCGCCGACCGGCGTGGCGGGCGTACCGCCCGGTGGGCTGGGCGTGGCTGGTCGTGGTCGGCATCGTGCTGATCGCCGGCGGCAAGGGCTACTACGACGCGCCGCTGTTGCTGGTGCTCACCGCCGCCGGTGCGGTGGTGACCGCCGCATGGGCGTCCCGTGGCGCGCCGAGGCTGCGTCGGAGCCTGCTCGCGCTGGGCGCGGTGCCGTTCCTCCTGCCCACCGTCGTGCTGCTGCTGCCGGTGCTGCCGGCCGAACGGTTGCCCGGCTTCGTGGTGGACGTCAACTACGACGCCGGTGAGACCATCGGTTGGCCGGCGTTCACCGACTCGGTGGCCACCGTCCACCGTGGCCTGCCGCCCGCGGAGCGCCCGCGGACGGTCATCCTGACCGGCAACTACGGCGAGGCGGGCGCGTTGGCCCGCTACGGCCCGGCCCGTGGTCTCCCCCACGCGTACTCCGGGCACAACAGCATGGTCGACTTCGGCCGGCCACCAGCCGACGCCGACGTGGTGATCGTCGTCGGCTGGGAACGCTCCGCCCCGCTGAACGCCTGGTTCGACGAGTGCGCGCCCGCCGGGCGGGTGGACCAGCGGGTCGAGGTGGACAACGACGAGAACGGCGGCCCGATCTTCGTGTGCCGAGGGCTGCGGCGCCCGTGGGCGCAGATCTGGGACACCGAGGTACGCCACGCCGGCTGA
- a CDS encoding helix-turn-helix transcriptional regulator: MNTSEEDLAPAASGDPLEPLVGRNCALDLFDRALTGVRDGQPTMIEFVGDPGTGKTRLLREVAARARRAGVPVLAAAGRDGGQVQGALASLLDASATPLLLLVDDLHTVSPATAALLGRLAQVPPPGLLWVTAYRPRQMPSCATAALAAGIYLSRRAVTLSPLDPASVAALLGLPEGRAARRVHLLSGGVPRYVLAYRPGALDGPVAALRGLPTELPVDVTGAVQLDLDGLTDEQRQMLEVVSVCPGGFEPALAGALAGRGPEVTSDLLDALVAADLLRTDPAEASTLSFRHEVDRTVVYRSLSPGRRRRLHATAASVLRDAGHPVGRYAEHLSASGQCAEPATADALIEAAESALAPRLDAIRWLTNVQRLLPAAEFTEPRRTRLEFAMADALVGAGHLRQARTLLQELTRRPLGDCDQRLRALAARARVERLLGRPFDAYALVLPHRDERVAPRSRFLLSTEAAIAGVLSGSVDAAEHARGLDLLAAQTGEPVCATTAAVVQSFVAAYSDCGIPVPETLDRASSEVDALADTDLAQHPDLLALLGWAEYFHERERSALHHFDRALDICCRSGLVALTPWLLVGRCAVTARLGNLERARVEGEDAEEVAVAMGVDPLVALARAYRAIAVAWRGGPAAARQLADAAVLDAGTRRGNWYDGASQRVAARLRFLAGDRAGSTSALLRACGGDGLDQVELTNRACWASALAEMAHKAGRRDTAARWLTVAERYAERLGLRGQSALTGTARARLTLEADPRRAAELAAAAADTFATLGWRLEEASARLVRARALCEAREWAAAEVELAETRRIAELVDSPPLRRAVAGEQSRAAGAAGRLPDAVHGGELTLTRREWDIARLVAAGASNAEAADQVYVTVKTVEAHLTRIFRKTGVSSRAGLAALLVSGGVNHRGSGEDRGSARRTPFDQ; encoded by the coding sequence ATGAACACCAGTGAGGAGGACCTCGCCCCGGCAGCGTCGGGCGACCCTCTCGAGCCCCTGGTCGGCCGCAACTGCGCGCTCGACCTGTTCGACCGGGCTCTGACGGGTGTCCGCGACGGCCAGCCAACGATGATCGAGTTCGTGGGCGACCCCGGCACCGGCAAGACGCGACTGCTGCGCGAGGTCGCCGCGCGGGCCCGACGGGCCGGCGTACCGGTGCTGGCCGCCGCCGGGCGCGACGGTGGCCAGGTCCAGGGTGCCCTCGCCAGCCTGCTGGACGCGTCGGCGACCCCGCTGCTGTTACTCGTGGACGACCTGCACACCGTCTCGCCCGCGACGGCGGCTCTGCTGGGCCGGCTCGCGCAGGTGCCGCCCCCCGGTCTGCTGTGGGTCACCGCCTACCGGCCGCGACAGATGCCCTCCTGCGCGACGGCCGCGCTCGCCGCCGGGATCTATCTGAGCCGCCGGGCGGTCACCCTGAGCCCGCTCGATCCGGCCAGCGTCGCCGCGCTTCTCGGGCTGCCGGAAGGGCGCGCCGCCCGGCGGGTGCACCTGCTCTCCGGCGGTGTGCCCCGCTACGTGCTGGCCTACCGGCCGGGTGCCCTGGACGGTCCGGTCGCCGCCCTGCGTGGCCTACCCACCGAGCTGCCCGTCGACGTCACCGGCGCGGTCCAGCTCGACCTGGACGGGCTGACCGACGAGCAACGGCAGATGCTGGAGGTCGTCTCGGTGTGCCCGGGCGGGTTCGAGCCGGCACTGGCCGGGGCGCTGGCCGGTCGCGGCCCGGAGGTCACCAGCGATCTGCTCGACGCGCTGGTGGCCGCCGACCTGTTGCGTACCGACCCGGCCGAGGCGTCGACCCTGTCGTTCCGGCACGAGGTGGACCGCACAGTGGTGTACCGCTCGCTCTCCCCCGGCCGGCGACGACGGCTGCACGCCACGGCGGCCAGCGTCCTGCGCGATGCCGGACATCCGGTGGGTCGGTACGCCGAGCACCTGTCGGCCAGCGGACAGTGCGCCGAACCAGCGACCGCCGACGCGCTGATCGAGGCCGCGGAGAGCGCGCTGGCGCCCCGACTCGACGCGATCCGCTGGTTGACCAACGTGCAACGGCTGCTGCCGGCCGCCGAGTTCACCGAGCCGCGCCGCACCCGGCTGGAGTTCGCCATGGCCGATGCGCTTGTCGGTGCCGGCCACCTGCGCCAGGCCCGCACCCTGTTGCAGGAGCTCACCCGCCGCCCGCTCGGCGACTGCGACCAGCGGCTGCGGGCGCTGGCCGCTCGGGCGCGCGTGGAGCGGCTGCTGGGCCGGCCGTTCGACGCGTACGCGCTGGTGCTGCCGCACCGCGACGAGCGGGTCGCGCCGCGCAGCCGCTTCCTGCTGAGCACCGAAGCGGCGATCGCTGGCGTCCTCAGTGGATCGGTGGACGCGGCGGAGCACGCCCGGGGTTTGGATCTGCTGGCCGCGCAGACCGGTGAGCCGGTCTGCGCCACGACGGCGGCGGTGGTGCAGTCGTTCGTGGCGGCGTACAGCGACTGCGGAATTCCGGTGCCGGAAACCCTGGACCGGGCATCGTCCGAGGTGGACGCGCTCGCCGACACCGATCTCGCCCAGCACCCGGACCTGCTGGCCCTGCTCGGCTGGGCCGAGTACTTCCACGAACGGGAACGCTCGGCCCTGCACCACTTCGACCGGGCGCTGGACATCTGTTGCCGCTCCGGTCTGGTGGCGCTGACCCCGTGGCTGCTGGTCGGCCGGTGCGCCGTGACCGCCCGGTTGGGCAACCTGGAGCGCGCCCGGGTCGAGGGCGAGGACGCCGAGGAGGTGGCCGTCGCCATGGGCGTCGACCCTCTGGTGGCGCTGGCGCGCGCGTACCGGGCGATCGCCGTGGCCTGGCGCGGCGGCCCGGCGGCGGCCCGCCAGTTGGCCGACGCCGCCGTGTTGGACGCCGGCACCCGGCGGGGGAACTGGTACGACGGGGCGAGCCAGCGGGTGGCGGCGCGCCTGCGGTTCCTGGCCGGCGACCGGGCCGGTTCGACGTCGGCGTTGCTGCGGGCCTGCGGCGGGGACGGGCTCGACCAGGTCGAGCTGACCAATCGGGCGTGCTGGGCCTCGGCGCTGGCCGAGATGGCCCACAAGGCCGGCCGTCGGGACACGGCGGCGCGCTGGTTGACAGTGGCGGAGCGGTACGCCGAACGGCTGGGGCTACGGGGGCAGAGCGCGCTGACCGGGACCGCCCGGGCCCGGCTGACCCTGGAGGCCGATCCCCGGCGCGCGGCGGAGCTGGCCGCCGCCGCGGCGGACACCTTCGCGACCCTCGGGTGGCGACTGGAGGAGGCGTCGGCGCGGCTGGTGCGGGCACGGGCTCTGTGCGAGGCGCGGGAGTGGGCCGCGGCCGAGGTCGAGCTCGCCGAGACGCGCCGCATCGCGGAGCTGGTCGACTCCCCGCCATTGCGCAGGGCCGTGGCCGGCGAGCAGAGTCGCGCCGCGGGGGCGGCCGGGCGCCTGCCGGATGCGGTCCACGGTGGAGAGCTGACCTTGACGCGCCGGGAGTGGGACATCGCCCGGCTGGTGGCGGCGGGTGCGAGCAACGCCGAAGCCGCGGACCAGGTGTACGTGACGGTCAAGACGGTGGAGGCGCACCTGACACGCATCTTCCGCAAGACGGGGGTGTCGTCGCGTGCCGGGCTGGCGGCGCTGCTGGTCTCCGGCGGGGTCAACCATCGAGGGTCTGGCGAGGATCGCGGGTCCGCACGGAGAACCCCATTTGATCAGTGA